A window of the Penaeus monodon isolate SGIC_2016 chromosome 38, NSTDA_Pmon_1, whole genome shotgun sequence genome harbors these coding sequences:
- the LOC119596741 gene encoding salivary glue protein Sgs-3-like encodes MAFCKSSDFMPILRPGAQSEAPPPPRWNGRSQAKTTQTKASQRKPRQANASLSQANASQAKPTQTKASQRKPKQANTSQAKPTKTKASQRKPSQANANQSKPTQTGASQRKPKQANANQAKPTQTKASQRKPKQAKPTQTRASQRKPKQANANQSKPTQTKPSQRKPKQANANQSKPTQTKASQRKPKQANANQSKPTQAKPSLAHQKPRRICRISSSACKFTIKYYQLSINHHSQPANHQQTTIPILSITNQLPFPTCQSPINYHCQPVNHQSTTTANLSITNQLPFPTCQSPINYPANLSITNQLPLPTCQSPINYHSQPVNHQSTTTANLSITNQLPLPTCQSPINYHCQPVNHQSTPTANCQSPINYHCQPVNHQSNYHCQPVNHQSTTTANLSITINYHSQTLSITNQLPLPTCQSPINYHCQPVNHQSTTTANP; translated from the exons TCAAGCCAAAACAACGCAAACCAAAGCAAGCCAACGCAAGCCAAGACAAGCCAACGCAAGTCTAAGTCAAGCCAACGCAAGCCAAGCTAAGCCAACGCAAACCAAAGCAAGCCAACGCAAACCAAAGCAAGCCAAcacaagccaagccaagccaacgAAAACCAAAGCAAGCCAAcgcaagccaagccaagccaacgCAAACCAAAGCAAGCCAACGCAAACCGGAGCAAGCCAACGCAAACCAAAGCAAGCCAACGCAAACCAAGCCAAGCCAACGCAAACCAAAGCAAGCCAACGAAAACCAAAGCAAGCCAAGCCAACGCAAACCAGAGCAAGCCAACGCAAACCAAAGCAAGCCAACGCAAACCAAAGCAAGCCAACGCAAACCAAGCCAAGCCAACGCAAACCAAAGCAAGCCAACGCAAACCAAAGCAAGCCAACGCAAACCAAAGCAAGCCAACGCAAACCAAAGCAAGCCAACGCAAACCAAAGCAAGCCAACGCAAGCCAAGCCAAGCCTAGCCCACCAAAAACCCCGTCGTATTTGTAGAAT ATCATCCTCAGCCTGTAAATTCACCATTAAATATTATCAGTTATCAATAAACCATCATTCTCAACCTGCCAATCATCAGCAAACTACCATTCCCATCCTGTCAATCACCAATCAACTACCATTCCCGACCTGTCAATCACCAATCAACTACCACTGCCAACCTGTCAATCACCAATCAACTACCACTGCCAACCTGTCAATCACCAATCAACTACCATTCCCGACCTGTCAATCACCAATCAACTACCCTGCCAACCTGTCAATCACCAATCAACTACCACTGCCAACCTGTCAATCACCAATCAACTACCATTCCCAACCTGTCAATCACCAATCAACTACCACTGCCAACCTGTCAATCACCAATCAACTACCACTGCCAACCTGTCAATCACCAATCAACTACCACTGCCAACCTGTAAATCACCAATCAACTCCCACTGCCAACTGTCAATCACCAATCAACTACCACTGCCAACCTGTCAATCACCAATCAAACTACCACTGCCAACCTGTCAATCACCAATCAACTACCACTGCCAACCTGTCAATCACAATCAACTACCACTCCCAAACCCTGTCAATCACCAATCAACTACCACTGCCAACCTGTCAATCACCAATCAACTACCACTGCCAACCTGTCAATCACCAATCAACTACCACTGCCAACCCGTAA